Sequence from the Clostridium saccharobutylicum DSM 13864 genome:
TTCATGACACTTATTTATAATTGCTTCTACTACACTATGTGCATTATCATTAACAGTTCCATTTAAATCAAGGTGATTTAAAAGTCTTTTTCCATTTTCATAATTTTCTAATTCATTTTTAATTGCATTTGTATTAATTCCAATAGCACTAGAAGTAGTTGTATTTTTATCAATACCTAAAATGCTACCTCCATTTTTATATTCCTTAGCCATTGCTACTATTATAGCTTTTTCATCACTAGATAATGATTTTGTATCTGCTGCAAATGATGCAACTGATGTAGAGCAAGCCATAACTAGTCCAAGTGCTCCAATTGATAATAATTTTTTCATTTTCATTTTATTCTATCCCCTTTCAGATTATGTGTTTATATTTACACCTATATAAAATATTGGTAAAATAATTAACTATTTAAACAATCATATGTTTATATTACCCTATTTCCAATAATATTACAATATATATCTCATATTTCTTCTTTGTAATCATAGATTATATCACGGCTTTCATATGCTTATAGGTAAAATAATCCAATAGATTAATCTCCCCTCAAATACATAAACAAAACAACTTTTTATCTTCAGTTATTCTCTTCTTAAAGATTCTACCGGATCCAATTTAGATGCCTTATTAGCAGGTAATATTCCTGATAATATGCTTATGATAATACTTACTCCTACTCCAAAGGCTGCATAAGAATTCTTTATTATAACTACATTAATATTAAACAGTTTATTCGACATAGTATTAATACCATTCATTACTGCATATGAGAAAACAAGGCCAATTACACCACTAAAAACTCCAATTAAAAATGCTTCACAAACAAAAATTCTTCTTATATCTTTTCGTCTCGCACCAATTGCCTTAATTATTCCTATTTCTTTTGTTCTCTCAACAACACTAATATACATAACAACAATTATCATAATTGCTGATACTATTAATGATATTGCCGCTATTCCTGATAATGCATATGTTGTGATATTTATCATTTCATTAAACATTGAGGTCATTTGCTCTTGTGAAGATCCTGAATATCCAAATTCTTTAACCTTTTCTTTAATTGCAGGTGTATATTTTTCACTAGTTGTATTAATATACATTACATTTGGTTTTAAGGCACTATTATTTTCTGAATAGATTTTTTCTAAATCAGAATAATTTAAGAAAACTGATTTAATTATTGATGATAAATCTCCGCTAGCATTCTCAATTCCACTTACAACAAATTCTGCTTTTACAGTTTTTTGATTTAACAAAAGATTTAAGGTTACTTTCTGCCCAACAACATCTCCACCAAGTTTATCACTTACAGCTTTATTTATTAATATTTCACCTTCTTTAGGTAAACTTCCTTCTTGAATGTTTGATTCCGTTATATTTGATGATATTGTTGAAAGTCTTATTAAATTTGATCCTTTTCCATTATAACTTAATGAATTTGAACCCATTGAAATCAATGTATATCCCTTTTCTATTTGAGATACATTTTCTATTTGAGATAACTTTTGAATATCCGTATCTTCAAATGACTTCTCTTTATTTATCTCTGGTTTTTGTATTTTAGCAACATCTAAATCTATTGTCTTATCATCTTCTTCACTAGGCATATTAACTTCAATTACTAAAGGATTAACATGACTATTCATCATTGTATTAAAATATGTTTTAACTCCATTACCTAAAGATAACATCAAAATAACGCTCATTATTCCTATGCTGCCACCTATAGAAAGAAATATATTACGTGCAAACTTTTCTTTCATATTTTTTAAAGCTAATTTTACTGCAGATATTATACCTAAATTCTTTCCTCTTATACCAAAGAACTTAAATCTTTTTTGATTACTAGATGAATCTTCTAGATTATATGTATTTTCAAATTTAAAAATTTCATCGTCCGAAATAATTTTACCATCAGCTATTTTGACTACTCTACTTGAACATGATGCTACTTTTTCAGAGTGAGTAACCATAATTACAAGCTTTCCTTTTTCAGCTATGTTTCTTAATATTTCTAAAACCTGCATTGTAGTTTTTGAATCTAAGCTTCCTGTAGGTTCGTCTGCAATTATTATTTCCGGATTATTAATCAAAGCTCTTGCAATAGCAACTCTTTGTTTTTGACCCCCAGATAATTGACTAGGCTTTTTATTTATTTGATTTTCTAAACCAAGTTCACTTAATATTTCTTTTGCACGCTTAATTCTTGCTTTCTTCTTTACATTAGATAAAGTCATCGCAATTGTCACATTATCTAAAATTGATAAATGTGAAATCAAATTAAAACTTTGAAAAACAAATCCAACTTTACTCTTTCTGTAAGTATCCAATTCTTTTTTTCTAAGTTTACTAATATCTTTTCCATTTACAAGTAATTCTCCTGAATAGTTCGAATCCAATCCACCAATTAAATTCATTAAAGTAGATTTTCCACTTCCTGATTCACCAATTATAGATACTAATTCTCCCTTATTAAAAGATACATTGACATCCTTTATAACATGAAACTTATTGCTGCCACTTATTTTATAATACTTATTAATATTTTTTAATTCTAATAAACACATATATACCTTCTCCTTCTAGTACAATAAACTGTGCTCTAAGGCACATTCAAAAAATAACAAGTCCATTTACCATACTATTTTCCATCATTCCGCATGAGCAAATTAACCTAATATACCCGCTATAAGGACGATTTGCCTCTTTGCCTGATGAAAAATATTCATAGCAACTTTGGACCTGTTATTTATTTTCATATACCTAAACATTGTAATATATTACTATAATCTTGTATAGGTAATTTAGGCAAAATGAAGAAAGCAGATGAAGTAATCATATTCTTCATCTGCTTTCATTTTTTTATTTTTGATTAAATTTTATATATTTCTAATTTAAATTATTTTCTTTTACTATGTATTTATTTAATTTTATTTTTTGAATGTGCCTTAATGATATTATACTGTAATTGTATATGTTTTAGGTGTTACATAATATAATTTTCCTGTAGTCTTTGAAAATACAGATATAGACGCTCTTACATTAAAATCTCCACTGCCTGTAACTGTATATCCATTTTGTAAATCTCCTGATATATAAGCATCCATTCCATTTAATGTAACATAAATATCTTTTTTAACAATACATTCTTCTCCATTTATTGTTACAGTTTCTGTACCTGGAGTAAAGTTTAATTTAGGTTTTATAACTCCATCTGCTTTATAATCATTAAATGTAATTTGCGTATCTACACTATATTGGCTATCTATAATATCTTGGAAAGTCTTTGATGCTGTACTTCCACCATTTGATGAATTTCCACCACTTGAAGAATGTCCACTACCAGATGAAGATGAGCCTCCGCTACCTGATGAACTTCCACCACTATTTGACGTATTTTCATCTCCTGATGAGTTTCCATCATTGCTCTTAGTTATTATAGTTCCAGAAGATGTAAATGTTAAAGTTGGAGTAGGTATATTATTACCTATCGCTGCTCCACTTGCATCAAAAGTATAAGTTACACCGTTGATAACAACGTTACCTGTTTGCATTGCTCCTGATTGTGCTAAGCAATATACTTTTCCATCTACTTCAATTACACCTGTTTTCATTGCTCCTGATACATCTGCAAAGTACCATGTTCCATTATCGTTAATCCAACCTGTTTTCATAGCTCCTGATGATTGTAGATAGTACCATGTTCCATTATTATTCATCCAGCCTGTCTTCATTGCTCCTGATGATTGTAAATAATACCATGTTCCATTATCATTTGCCCAACCTGTCTTCATCGCTCCTGATGATTGTAGATAATACCATATTCCATTATCATTTGCCCAACCCGTCTTCATCGCTCCTGATGATTGCAAATAATACCATGTTCCATTATCATTTGCCCAGCCTGTCTTCATTGCTCCTGATGATTGTAGATAGTACCATGTTCCATTATCATTCACCCAACCTGTTTTCATAGCTCCTGATGATTGTAAATAATACCATGTTCCATTATCATTTGCCCAGCCTGTCTTCATCTTTCCAGCTGAATCAAAGTTATACCAAGTCCCATCAACTTGCTTCCAACCTACAGCATTTCTGCCACTTTCACTCCAACTCCAATTATTTTGCCAGTCTTGTTTCCAACTAGCATATGCACCTGTTTGAAATACAGAACCTATTGTTAAAGTTGCAAGTGCTGCTGCAACTAATTTTTTAATTTTAAAACTTCTCATTATTATTTTACACTCCCCGTTTTTTTATTATCATTAACGTACTTTATTTATAAAATTCTTTTTTATCATTGGTGTAAGTAATAACAGACCTATAACTGAAGTTATTACTCCTGCTACCCATAAGTTTATTAAGAAATGTTTCATTATAATAGCAATAACATCCTTAAAATAAACTGTATTAACATTGATGTTTTCATAAAATTTTGAAATATATCCACCAAAGAACACTGTAAATAAAATCAATCCAGATACCAAAAATGCACTACCTATACTTCTTAAGCTTAGATAAACTTTTCCATTATTTAATTTAATTAAAGCTAAAATCAATATAATAGGCATAATCATAAATGCCCAAAACATTTTATAAAAGATTGATGTTATTTTAGCTACTGCTTGTAATTTATTAGATTCCATTAATTTGTTTAAATTTATTTTTTGAATCTCATTATCTATACGAGTTCCTACTTCATCTAATAATGTATTTTTTATAGTATTTAATTTTTGGTCAGTACTTGTACCGTCATCAGTTATTATTGAATTTATAATTTCACCTTTTAACTTATCTATAAAAGATACGCCTTTACTTTCTCCATTTGAATCATTTTGAACACTACCAATTTTCTCATTATTTTGTCCAGATAATTCAGCATTGCTAGAATCTTGGTTCATACTATTGTACGTTCCGTCAGCAGTTTGACTTTGATTTCCATTAGATACACTCCCAGAAGTTTGACTTTGATTATCTGAAGTTGTTACAGAACTATTAGTATTATTATTACCATTATCAGTTTGCTGAGAAGTTTTGCTTTGGCTACCCTTAGACGTCGTTGCAGAAGAATTGTTACTTGATGAAGATTGTGGTGCGTCATCTATTGTTATCCCATACCCCTGCAATATCTTCAAAGCTTGTTCGTCCGTGATACCTTTTTCAGCCATTTTTTGTCTTGCTTGTTCTTCTGTTAATCCTTTTTCTTTCAATATGCTTTTAATCTTAGATTGTGCTTCACTAGAAGTCATCAGTCTTTCCATAGATATTGAATCTTGTCCATATTTTGAATTATCCTTAACAACCATCATGTTATCAAAACTTAATTTATTTCTATCTATCCTCTTATTTTCATATTGTAATGCATTGTTCATATATATCACTTTTTCAGATTGTGGTTCGTATTTATAAAATGATACATTTGTAGGTTGTATGTCTATGTTGTTATTAAACGATAAATCATCTTTTGATGGACTTACAAGATTATTTACAATAGTATTTAAAATTTTTGTAATCCTCTGTTTATATATTTCCGTATTTATAGGTGCTACATTATTCTCTCCAGTTTTTAAATACTGCACCAAACCAGTAATTACATTATCTGCTTCGTTTCTTATATCATCTTCTGTTATTATTTGCTCTTTAACATCATTACCAATATTTTTAGAACCTATTGCTGTATCTATTTTGTCATATACAGATTGTTTAATCTGTGCATAAGTCCCCTCTTTGCTTAGAATATTTAAATATGTATTTTTATTCAATACAATACTATTAATAAATATAGCTAACACTGAAAGCATAATACTAATAACTAACAATATTTGAGCAATTATATTTATATATTTTTTTCTTCTTTTCATTTAGCCTGCTAATCCCTCCTTAATTAGGATTAAACTCTCAATAACTTTTCACACGAAAATCTGCTTAGCAGACTATGTGTTTCTACGTTCTTTTAAAGTTATTGACAGTTTTAACTTCATTAAAATTTCCTCGTAAATTAAAATATATTGATTAACTATACATTAACTCCTAATTCTGTTAAATAAGATTTAAGCTCATCATAACTATTAAATGAATTAAGTATATCAATTAATTTATTCCCATTATCAGAATCCATTTGAAGTATTATTTTATTATCTTTTTCAAGAGACACAGTTGTTTTCCCTAAACTATTTTTTCCGAACTTAACCTCACCATAAGACGCTTTAATCATATCAGCAGCTTTTTGTTCCTTAATTGATCTTGTAGAAGGATCTGTAGTATTATCAATATCCATTAATTGATTTGCAACATCAGTAGCCATTGCTTTATAAGTATTAAAATTACCTTGATTTAAACTAGCATAAATTAAAGAAGAATTTAAAATTTCACCAATGCTAGCTCCATCTTTAATAGAATCAACAAGAATACTTCCTTCATCATATGAATTTAATTTTCCTTCAATTTTTTTATAATAATCAGAATCTTGATTAACAATATCACTAACTTTTGTATCTTTATTAACATTTAAATTGCTTATTGGATTTCCACCAGCATAATACGTCCTTATTATTCCTTGTATTGCTGATTTTTGCTCATTGCTTAATATATTATTTGCAGCAAACACTCCCACACAAGTACTAGAAGCTATTGTTAAACTTATAACACCAATTGATAATAATTTTTTCATTTGCATTTCATTCTATCCCCTTTTAATTTATATAATTAAATTGTTTTATTAATCATATTATACTATACTTTTTATAAATATTTTTTAAAATAATTAATTTTATTCTATAAAAAATTAGGCTTTATATGAAAATATATAATATATATGTAATATTTGTCGTATATAGTCGTCAAAAAAATAATAGACCAAAATATGCAAGCATACTGGTCTATTATTTTTAATTATAAAACTAATAAATCACTCTAAAAAATCTATTTTTTATTAGATATAAATCTTGGATAGATTTTGTAATACATTAAATAAAATAAAGTCAGTCCTATTAAAGCTCCTCCGAAATCTACTAGAATATCACTAACTAATGATGTTCTACCTGGTACAAATGATTGATGGAACTCGTCAGTTACAGCATAGAATAAGCATATAAATAATATGTAAATTATTATACCTTTACCCTTTTTATTAAATCTAAAAAACATACCGCTTACTAAAATAGCTAATACCATATACATAAATGCATGAGCATTCTTTCTAACTATATGATCTAATTTATTATCTTTTAATTGCTGTGTCTGAACAGTATTTTTATTAGTGTTAGTAGTTACATTAGAATTTTGACTTGCCGCTTTATTTTCAATTAAATCAACTACTTTTGTGCTTTGTTCATGTGAGATTTCTCCATTATTACTTGACATATAAAATATAAATCCAATCCAAAATATGCATAAAAGTATAACAATCTTTTTCACTATAATTTCCTCCGATTATTTTAAATTATCCGCTAAATATACAAAATACACATTATATTAAATTTCCTAAATTCTCAACTAACTCTCCTATTGCCTTAACATATTCATTTACTATTCTATTTGCAATTTCATTTGCTAAATTTTCATTATATATATGTGATGTAGAATTTCTATCTTCTAATAAACTAATCCAAACTTTATCATCAGATATTAAATTATTTACATATGCTTTTTTGTATATTGTACGTGGAAATGAATTTTCAAGAGTTACGCCTAAATATTTCATAAATTCTCTGAGTGCTTTATGAGTAAGCTCATATGTAAATTCAAATCTTTGGATTAAGCTGTCTCTTATTATATCGTTCTTTCCATCATATAGCTTACTTACTTCAACAAGTCTGTCATAAGCTTTTTTTAAGTTCATATATTTGAAATCAATGCTTCTCATAAATAACTACTCCTTCTTTTTTTACTTGATCTATAAATAAGTAATCATGTATATCTTTCATATCTGAAAAATCAAACTCTAATAAAGTTGTAGTATTCATCTCAACATCTTCAATAAAATCTGCTATTGAGTTGTCACAATATACAGCTAAATCAATATCACTTTTAAATGAATTATCACCTCGTGCTCTTGATCCAAAAAGAATGACTTTACTAATATATTCATATTTATGACATATAATCACTATTTCATCAACAATCTTTTGTTCTAAATTCAAATTTATCACCCCTTGGAAGTCCTAAACCTACTATTAAATAATAATATTTTCTCATAATTATTTCACCTCTTCTAAATGTCTGTCATCTTAATTATATAAAGTTGTGAAATATATTGTGATTACATTATCTTTATCATTTAACTAGATTCAATTTCGTTTCTTCTGTTACTTATATTATATTCCATAACATACTTTTCTTAAACACAAAAATAGCACCAAACCTAAATTTAGTGCCATGCCTATATCCATAATTTTTTTAACCTTAAATATGCAAGTCAGAATTTCATAACTGACTTACATAAATAATCTTATCTGTACTTCCAATTTTTTATTTACGAAATTATGCTATATCTAACTCTTCTAATTATATTATATTTTTTAAATACTCCATAAAATCATCTTTAAGTTCAGGCTTTCTTAAAGCATACTCTACTGTTGCTTCTAAAAATCCTAATTTATCTCCAACATCGTATCTTCTGCCTTCAAAGTTATAAGCATACATAGCTTCATTTTTAGCAAGTTCTAATAATGCATCAGTAAGTTGAATTTCATTACCTTTACCTGGCTTAGTTTCCTCTAATATTTCAAATATTTTAGGCGTTACTATATATCTACCAAGTATTGCAATGTTAGATGGTGCATCTTCAGTTTTTGGTTTTTCAACTAAGCTCTTAACTTTACATACTCTATCTTCTATCTCAATTCCATCAACTATACCATATTTAGATACATTTTGAGGAGCAACATTTTGAACTCCTAATATAGTTGTCTTATATTCATCATAACAATCAATAAGTTGCTTTAAGCAAGGTTTCTCTTCATTATATACAATATCATCTCCAAGAAGAATTGCAAATGGTTCATTCCCAACAAAACTCTTAGCGCAATGAATAGCATGGCCTAATCCCTTAGGTTCCTTTTGTCTTATATAATGAATATCAACCATATCTGATATGTCTTGAACCAATTCTAATAATTCATCTTTATTATTCTTTGCAAGCTCCATCTCTAGTTCAACAGATTTATCAAAATGGTCTTCTATGCACTTCTTATTTCTTCCAGTAATAATAAGAATCTCTTCAATTCCTGACTGAATAGCTTCCTCTATAATATATTGAATAGTAGGTTTATCAACTATAGGTAGCATTTCCTTTGGTTGAGCTTTAGTTGCAGGTAAGAATCTTGTACCAAGACCTGCTGCTGGAATTATTGCTTTTCTTATTTTATTTGCCATTTTAAACTCTCCTCCATAAAACTAAGTATTTTAATATTTTGCTTATAATTTTCTTTATATATAAATATTTAATCTTAATAATATAAATATATTGTATGTCTCTTATCTTAACATATGCTTAACAGCATACCTAGTACCAAAATAAATTTTCTATGAAGCTATGTACATTATTATATACTACAACTTGTTCCATGAAAATAAGATAAAATAACTTTTTATTTTCCTGCATTCCAAAAAACTTCTAAAGTGCAAAATCAATCTTTGGATTTAATTTACACACAAGCTTCAATTCCTCTCTAATACATATTCACAGTGAATTTATTGAATTAATTTATCTTATCTATAGTATCGATTTTTGTAATATTTTGATATAAAAAAATTTATTAAATTGACTGAAATTTTATTTAGTGAAGCGTATATATTAAGTATAAGACATATTCAAAAAAGTTTATTTTATGATCATAGAATAATCAAGACATATAAAAAATAAAAAGATTAAGGGGAATGATAAATATGAGAGAAAGAAAATATGTAAAATTCAGAGTAGATATGTTTGATGATACTAAATTTAAAATAATAGATATGAAACCTGAAAGAGATCTTATTCATTATGTTTGGACTAGACTTGTAATTTTAGCTGGAAAAGTTAACTTAGAAGGTGATTTATATCTTTCAAAAAATATCCCATATACAATAGAAACTTTATCAATAGAATTTAATAGAAGTATTGATCAAATCAAATTAGCATTAGATGTATTAATAGAATTAGAAATGATTGAGTTCAGCGAAAATAAGATTTATAGAGTGAAAAATTTTGCAAAGCATCAAAACATAAAAGTTAATGATAAAATTAAATACAAGGTTA
This genomic interval carries:
- a CDS encoding nucleotidyltransferase domain-containing protein, with the protein product MINLNLEQKIVDEIVIICHKYEYISKVILFGSRARGDNSFKSDIDLAVYCDNSIADFIEDVEMNTTTLLEFDFSDMKDIHDYLFIDQVKKEGVVIYEKH
- a CDS encoding VanZ family protein, which translates into the protein MKKIVILLCIFWIGFIFYMSSNNGEISHEQSTKVVDLIENKAASQNSNVTTNTNKNTVQTQQLKDNKLDHIVRKNAHAFMYMVLAILVSGMFFRFNKKGKGIIIYILFICLFYAVTDEFHQSFVPGRTSLVSDILVDFGGALIGLTLFYLMYYKIYPRFISNKK
- a CDS encoding ATP-binding cassette domain-containing protein — translated: MCLLELKNINKYYKISGSNKFHVIKDVNVSFNKGELVSIIGESGSGKSTLMNLIGGLDSNYSGELLVNGKDISKLRKKELDTYRKSKVGFVFQSFNLISHLSILDNVTIAMTLSNVKKKARIKRAKEILSELGLENQINKKPSQLSGGQKQRVAIARALINNPEIIIADEPTGSLDSKTTMQVLEILRNIAEKGKLVIMVTHSEKVASCSSRVVKIADGKIISDDEIFKFENTYNLEDSSSNQKRFKFFGIRGKNLGIISAVKLALKNMKEKFARNIFLSIGGSIGIMSVILMLSLGNGVKTYFNTMMNSHVNPLVIEVNMPSEEDDKTIDLDVAKIQKPEINKEKSFEDTDIQKLSQIENVSQIEKGYTLISMGSNSLSYNGKGSNLIRLSTISSNITESNIQEGSLPKEGEILINKAVSDKLGGDVVGQKVTLNLLLNQKTVKAEFVVSGIENASGDLSSIIKSVFLNYSDLEKIYSENNSALKPNVMYINTTSEKYTPAIKEKVKEFGYSGSSQEQMTSMFNEMINITTYALSGIAAISLIVSAIMIIVVMYISVVERTKEIGIIKAIGARRKDIRRIFVCEAFLIGVFSGVIGLVFSYAVMNGINTMSNKLFNINVVIIKNSYAAFGVGVSIIISILSGILPANKASKLDPVESLRRE
- the galU gene encoding UTP--glucose-1-phosphate uridylyltransferase GalU codes for the protein MANKIRKAIIPAAGLGTRFLPATKAQPKEMLPIVDKPTIQYIIEEAIQSGIEEILIITGRNKKCIEDHFDKSVELEMELAKNNKDELLELVQDISDMVDIHYIRQKEPKGLGHAIHCAKSFVGNEPFAILLGDDIVYNEEKPCLKQLIDCYDEYKTTILGVQNVAPQNVSKYGIVDGIEIEDRVCKVKSLVEKPKTEDAPSNIAILGRYIVTPKIFEILEETKPGKGNEIQLTDALLELAKNEAMYAYNFEGRRYDVGDKLGFLEATVEYALRKPELKDDFMEYLKNII
- a CDS encoding N-acetylmuramoyl-L-alanine amidase family protein → MRSFKIKKLVAAALATLTIGSVFQTGAYASWKQDWQNNWSWSESGRNAVGWKQVDGTWYNFDSAGKMKTGWANDNGTWYYLQSSGAMKTGWVNDNGTWYYLQSSGAMKTGWANDNGTWYYLQSSGAMKTGWANDNGIWYYLQSSGAMKTGWANDNGTWYYLQSSGAMKTGWMNNNGTWYYLQSSGAMKTGWINDNGTWYFADVSGAMKTGVIEVDGKVYCLAQSGAMQTGNVVINGVTYTFDASGAAIGNNIPTPTLTFTSSGTIITKSNDGNSSGDENTSNSGGSSSGSGGSSSSGSGHSSSGGNSSNGGSTASKTFQDIIDSQYSVDTQITFNDYKADGVIKPKLNFTPGTETVTINGEECIVKKDIYVTLNGMDAYISGDLQNGYTVTGSGDFNVRASISVFSKTTGKLYYVTPKTYTITV
- a CDS encoding HI0074 family nucleotidyltransferase substrate-binding subunit — encoded protein: MRSIDFKYMNLKKAYDRLVEVSKLYDGKNDIIRDSLIQRFEFTYELTHKALREFMKYLGVTLENSFPRTIYKKAYVNNLISDDKVWISLLEDRNSTSHIYNENLANEIANRIVNEYVKAIGELVENLGNLI